Within Burkholderia diffusa, the genomic segment CGGGGCAACGCGCCGTGGCATGATCGTGATCGATCGTCACGACGGAGCGATGCCATGTTTTCACATGTTTGCGTAGGCGTCAGCGATACCGCGCGCGCGGACGAGTTCTACGCGCCGCTGCTCGCGGAGCTTGGGCTGCGCCTGAAGTTCAGCGAGCCGGATGGCTGGTCGGGCTGGATGCCGGCCGATACCGACCGGCCGTTGTTCTTCTTCGGCCGGCCCCTCGACGGCCACGCGCCCGAACCGGGCAACGGCCATACGATCGCGTTCAACGCGACGACCCGCACGCAGGTCGACCGCTGTCATGCGCTCGCGCTGCAGCACGGCGGCACCTGCGACGGGCCGCCGGGCTTGCGCCCGCACTATCACCCCGACTACTACGGCGCGTATTTCCGCGACCCGGACGGCAACAAGCTGTGCGTGGTCTGCCATCGTCGCGAGTAGCGAGCGGTTGTCGGAATTGTATCGATAGTTGGCTGGATAGTATCGATGGTGATGACGCGTCGGCCGTACGCTGAATGCTCACCACGACACACGATTCAGCGAGGAGACGACGATGCACCTGACGATTGACGATCTGCCGGCCGCGATCCGCACGGCAAAAAGGGCGCTGCGCGCCGACCTGCCCGGTTACGCGGCCACGTTCCGCGAGCTGGAGGGGGACATCGCGCGGCAGGTCGACGCGATCCGCCGCGCGCACGCGCAAGGCCGCGACGTGATTCCGGTGCTGCGCTTCGCGGATATCGCGAGCGGCCGTGTCGATCCGCAGGCGGTCGCCGCGATTCGCGCGCACGGCGCAGCGGTGATTCGCGGCGTGTTCGACGCGCAGCAGGCGCGCGACTGGAACGACGAGATCGGCACCTATCTGGATGCGAACCGCTTCGCCGAGCGGCTGCATGCGCGCGCCGAGGACCGCTACTTCGGCAACCTCGCGTCGGGCAAACCGCAGATTTACGGCGTCTACTGGTCGAAGCCGCAGGTGGCCGCGCGCCAGTCGCCGGCCCTCACGCAGGCACGCGTGTTCCTGAACCGCCTGTGGCGTCATGCGGACGGCACGCGCATGCATTTCGATCCCGACCAGGTGCCGGCGTACGCGGACCGGATCCGCCGCCGGCCGCCGGGCTCGACGTCGCTCGGGCTGTCGCCGCACGTCGACGGCGGTTCGGTCGAACGCTGGCTCGGCGCGAATTTCCGGCAGGTGTATCGCCACGTGCTCGCCGGTAGCTGGCGCGATTACGATCCATTCGACGCCGCATTCCGCCCCGGCGTCGAGGAAATTCCGTCGCCGGCCGTGTGCTCGATGTTCCGCACGTTCCAGGGTTGGACCGCACTGACGCCGCAAGGGCCCGGCGACGGCACGCTGCAGCTGATCCCGGTTGCGAACGCGATGGCGTACGTCGTGTTGCGTGCGCTGCAGGACGACGTCGCCGACGACGACCTGTGCGGCGCGCGCCCGGGTCGCGCGCTGTCGATCCTGCCCGAATGGCACGCGTTGCTGCTCGACGCGCTGGTGCCGATTCCGCACATGGAACCGGGCGACGCGGTGTTCTGGCACGGCGACGTCGTGCACGCGGTCGAGGATGCGCATCGCGGCAGCGGCGACAGCAACGTGATGTACATCGCGGCCGCGCCCGGTTGCGCGAAGAACGATGCGTACCTGCAGCGCCAGCGGCTCGCGTTCCTGCGCGGCGACAGCCCGCCCGATTTTCCGGCCGATCATTTCGAGGTCGATTTCGACGGACGAGCAGGCGAAGGCGATCTGACGGCGCTGGGGCGTGCGCAAATGGGGTTCGTGCCTGTCGCTGCATAACGGCGGCAGCAGATGCATCGGCCGCTCCGGCATCCGCGTACGGCGGGTTTGCCCGCGCGCGCCGGCCGTTTGCCGAATCCGCTGTGTTCTGCCTGCAATTCGACGCGATCGGCTGCGGGAACGCCCGAATTCGACGCGAATTGCGCAATTTGGCTTCCGATAATGGTCCGAACACAACGTAGCTGCCCCGTGCGCCGCACGGGGGCAGCGTGACCATGGAGGAGTCGATGCAATTCACGCAAGCGATCGTTCGCCGTCCCGCGCCGTCCTGCGGCGCGGGTCTCACCACCGCCGCGCTCGGTGCGCCCGACTACGACAAGACGCTCACGCAGTTCCACGCCTACTGCGATGCGCTGCGCGGCCTCGGCGTCGAACTGACCGAACTGCCGCCGCTGGACGCTTTCCCCGATTCGCACTTCGTCGAGGACGTCGCGGTCGTCACGCCTGAATTCGCGGTGATCACGCGCCCGGGGGCGCCCGCGCGGCGCGGCGAGACGGTGCACATCGAAGTTGCGCTCCGCGCGCATCGCGACCTGCTGCCGATGCAGGCGGGCCGGCTCGACGGCGGCGACGTGATGCTGGTCGGCAAGCGTTTCTATATCGGCCTGACGAGCCGTACCGATGCCGACGGCATTGCCGAGTTCGAGTCGCTGGTGTCGCGCTTCGGCTATTCGGTCGTCGCGGTGCCGGTCGGCGCGGGCCTGCACCTGAAGTCGGTCGTCAACGCGCTTGGCGACGACACGCTGCTCGTGACCGAGGCGCTGGCCGCGCATCCGGCATTCACCGACTATCGCCGGATCGCCGTCTCGGCCG encodes:
- a CDS encoding VOC family protein, producing MFSHVCVGVSDTARADEFYAPLLAELGLRLKFSEPDGWSGWMPADTDRPLFFFGRPLDGHAPEPGNGHTIAFNATTRTQVDRCHALALQHGGTCDGPPGLRPHYHPDYYGAYFRDPDGNKLCVVCHRRE
- a CDS encoding DUF1479 domain-containing protein; amino-acid sequence: MHLTIDDLPAAIRTAKRALRADLPGYAATFRELEGDIARQVDAIRRAHAQGRDVIPVLRFADIASGRVDPQAVAAIRAHGAAVIRGVFDAQQARDWNDEIGTYLDANRFAERLHARAEDRYFGNLASGKPQIYGVYWSKPQVAARQSPALTQARVFLNRLWRHADGTRMHFDPDQVPAYADRIRRRPPGSTSLGLSPHVDGGSVERWLGANFRQVYRHVLAGSWRDYDPFDAAFRPGVEEIPSPAVCSMFRTFQGWTALTPQGPGDGTLQLIPVANAMAYVVLRALQDDVADDDLCGARPGRALSILPEWHALLLDALVPIPHMEPGDAVFWHGDVVHAVEDAHRGSGDSNVMYIAAAPGCAKNDAYLQRQRLAFLRGDSPPDFPADHFEVDFDGRAGEGDLTALGRAQMGFVPVAA
- a CDS encoding dimethylarginine dimethylaminohydrolase family protein; this translates as MQFTQAIVRRPAPSCGAGLTTAALGAPDYDKTLTQFHAYCDALRGLGVELTELPPLDAFPDSHFVEDVAVVTPEFAVITRPGAPARRGETVHIEVALRAHRDLLPMQAGRLDGGDVMLVGKRFYIGLTSRTDADGIAEFESLVSRFGYSVVAVPVGAGLHLKSVVNALGDDTLLVTEALAAHPAFTDYRRIAVSAADEYAGNTLRVNGTLITPAGYPRVHDAISALGLPLHVIDTSEFRKMDGGLTCLSLRF